One Salvelinus fontinalis isolate EN_2023a chromosome 22, ASM2944872v1, whole genome shotgun sequence genomic window, catactgtacacaacaccacaacaccagacaacactaacatactctacacaacaccagacaacaccaacctactgtacacaacaccagacaacactaacatactgtagacaacaccagacaacaccagacaccactaacatactctacacaacaccagacaacaccaacctactgtacacaacaccagacaccactaacatactgtacacaccaccagacaacactaacatactgtacacaacaccagacaacactaacatactgtacacaccaccagacaccactaacatactgtacacaccaccagacaacactaacatactgtacacaccaccagacaccactaacatactgtacacaccaccagacaccactaacatactgtacacaacaccagacaacaccagacaccactaacatactgtacacaacaccagacaccactaacatactgtacacaagaccagacaccactaacatactgtacacaacaccagacaacaccagacaacactaacatactgtagacaacaccagacaacaccagacaccactaacatactgtacacaacaccagacaacaccagacaccactaacatactgtacacaccaccagacaacactaacatactgtacacaccaccagacaccactaacatactgtacacaacaccagacaccactaacatactgtacacaacaccagacaacaccagacaacactaacatactctacacaacaccagacaccaccaacctactgtacacaacaccagacaacaccagacaacactaacatactgtacacaacaccagacaacaccagacaacactaacatactgtacacaacaccagacaacaccagacaccactaacatactgtacacaacaccagacaacaccagacaacactaacatactgtacacaacaccagacaccactaacatactgtacacagcaccagacaacaccagacaacactaacatactgtacacaacaccacaacaatgtCGCTTGACGCTATGTTGGGAATTAGAAGAATTGCAACACAAATTTTTACATTATAAAAATGACTCATGTTTGTACCTATGTGTTGATGTTCCAGTCTAGTTGTTATTCTTAAAATCCCACCtaccagtgtttcccctatattcacTAAGGAGCGGTGGGTCGTCGCTTCTAAATCTCTGCCGCCGTGCCAAAAAAATATGATTAAAAAATTGATATTATATATAAttcttattatttatttattcatttatttcttTATAATTTTCGTTATAGTAAAATGTTTTCAGTGTAAAATTAAACAACTTAAACCATATATAACGTTTGTAGAAAatataatggacctatatatctTTTAAAATAAGTTCATCTTCGAAAACGAACAACGACCAAAGTAAAAACTAGACAGTCATTGAGAATCTTAAGCATGAAACTCACCGAGAATCTCACTACCAATAGATTGCTGATAGTTACCTGTGAGTTAGCTGCCGAGTCTGTGCATtgtccttagctagctagctatgttgtgGTAGCTAGCAAATtttctaatgttagctagctaaacatttgGCTATAGGCTGGCACAGGCAGTAAGGGATTGTGGAAAGTGAATCAAATATTTCTTCATCATCTGGCTAGGTAGTTATCTATCTGGGGTCATCTGGCTAGTAACAACAAGGGCATTCTACAAAATAGCAACATTAGTGCAGCTAacgatctagctagctaacattggaaTCTAGACCACAAGCAATAGGCATGGATATACATTGCCAAACAACgctactgccaccttctggtttggagtattttaacaaGGCTGAGTGGCTGACGGTCTTTGCTGTGTGAACACAAAAGATATTGACTGCCGGCAGGTGTCTGAGCTTTAAAATCCCACAAACTTTTGACAATCCGACCGGTGTGTCTGAACTTCAAAATTGCATACATGTCATGGCATGGGGCCCCCATTGAGTTTGTTATCATGTTTGTAGAAGTGATTCGCTGTAAAAGATAGTAAATTGTCTCTCAGTCCcacggcaaaatgtgtagaattgcaggaaattagctttaaaactgacaTGTTTTCAATGAGGTAAACGCCGAAGGGaaaccccatgcttcagcctattTATTTAAATGGGaaaccccatgcttcagcctattTATTTAAATGGGaaaccccatgcttcagcctattTATTTAAATGGaaaccccatgcttcagcctattTATTTAAATGGGAAACCTCATGCTTCAGCCTATTTATTTAAAAGGGaaaccccatgcttcagcctattTATTTAAATGGGaaaccccatgcttcagcctattTATTTAAATGGGaaaccccatgcttcagcctattTATTTAAACGGGAAACCCTATGCTTCAGCCTATTTATTTAAATGGGAAACCCCACGCTTCAGCCTATTTATTTAAATGGGaaaccccatgcttcagcctattTATTTAAACGGGAAACCCTATGCTTCAGCCTATTTATTTAAATGGGAAACCCCACGCTTCAGCCTATTTATTTAAATGGGaaaccccatgcttcagcctattTATTTAAATGGGAAACCCTATGCTTCAGCCTATTTATTTAAAAGGGACACCCCACGCTTCAGCATATTTATTTAAATGCGaaaccccatgcttcagcctattTATTTAAATGGGaaaccccatgcttcagcctattTATTTAAATGGGaaaccccatgcttcagcctattTATTTAAATGCGaaaccccatgcttcagcctattTATTTAAATGGGaaaccccatgcttcagcctattTATTTAAATGGGaaaccccatgcttcagcctattTATTTAAATGGGAAACCCCATTGCTTCAGCCTATTTATTTAAATGGCaaaccccatgcttcagcctattTATTTAAATGGGaaaccccatgcttcagcctattTATTTAAATGGGaaaccccatgcttcagcctattTATTTAAATGGGAAACCCCATTGCTTCAGCCTATTTATTTAAAGCCACTATGCTGCATGAGTTGGACTACATGTTATAATGCTTTTAAAAGGGAAAATTATATTTCAGGTGTCAACATAATTTAATTTCCATTCATTGTCGTATGAATGAGTAGAATgtcctttttaaaaaacatagacagagaaagagagagaacgagaaagtgagagagagaaagggagaggcatagaatgaaagagaaagagcgagagagacagaaagagaaagtgagagacagagaaagagaaagacagagacagagacagattatgtaactacagtatgagtCAATGTATAGGTTCTATTTAAAGCTCAATGGTAGCCTGCGATGCACTGACAGGCCTCACATGTAATAAACAGGAAACAAGGAGAGGACAAGCACACAGGGGCTAACATgtcatttcacatgactggagactttagCACAATCTTTAATACAGCACAAATCATCAAgatgacaggctactttgacactgagaATAAAATCCAAGGGTGTTTCACTGCCTACCTTACGAGTCAAATGGCAACTCCTGCCAAATcagattgtattggtcacatacacatatttagaagATGTTATTGTGGGCATAGCGAAATGCTTATGAATACAAAAAAATAGCTGTAACCTGTATTTCTTGTCTGGTCTCTTCTATAAAAAAaattctactgtgtcattgacttgtttattgtttattccatgttattccatgtgtaactctgtgttgttgtctgtgtcacattgctatgctttatctcggccaggtcgcagttgtaaatgagaacttgctgtcaactggttaaataaaggtgaaataaaaaataataataaagactGTAATCTCGATATCTAATTCTACTCAATCTCTACCTCTGGATATTACAACATGAGTGGAATGGAACTTAACTCCTCTCAATGAATAGATCTGAATGAatccatttgacctggtcaacTGGACACCCATATTTCCTGCGTCGTCTCTTTAATTAAAGATGTTTTTATGATGATTCTTTATGATATTGTCTCTAATCCTCCATCTTCTCTCCTCCCCGTAGGCGAGTCTGATCTTCAAGGCGGGCTTCGACGCCGGCTTCCTCTACATCCTCTACTACGTCTACGAGGGTTACGACATGCCACGTCTCTCCAAGTGCTCCCTGGATCCCTGCCCCAACATCGTCGACTGCTACATCTCCCGTCCCACCGAGAAGAAGATTTTCACCATCTTCATGGTGGTCTCCTCAGCCGTCTGCATCCTCATGTGTATCTGTGAGATGGTCTACCTCATCTGCAAGAGGATCCAGAAGCGCATCAGGAAGAAGGTGGCGGAGAGTCTCGAGGCGACGTCGTTGACGGCGCGGAGGTCGAGATCCAAGTTGTCTGTCAGGGAGGACCCCACCAACACAGCCTCCATTCAGAACCTCAGTAATGTCAAGACGGAGGTGGCGCCGTCAGAGAAGAAGAATTAATAGGTCATGTGATGCGGTGAAgctggaatgggggggggggggggggggggcactgctagctgcgccaccagagtctctgggttcgcgcccaggctgggctgggttcgcgcccaggctctgtcgcagccggccgcaaccgggaggtccgtggggcgacgcacaattggcatagcgtcgtccgggtcagggagggtttggccggtagggatatccttgtctcagtatgtaaaatgtaataaaatgtatgcactctactgtaagtcgctctggataagagcatctgctaaatgactaaaatgtaaatgtaaaaaatgtgaaACAGGAGTGGGAGGAGAGTTTGGCCATCTAAGGTCAGGAGATAGCGTATGTCGTAGGGTGGATTATAAGGTTAGCAGATAGCATATGTCGTAGGGTGGACTATAAGGTCTAAGGTCAGGAGATAGCGTATGTCGTAGGATGGATTATAAGGTTAGAGGATAGCATATGTCGTAGGGTGGACTATAAGGTCAAAGGTCAGGAGATAGCATATGATGTAGGGTGGACTATACAGTCTAAGGTCAGGAGATAGCATACTGTATGATGTAGGGTGGACTATAAAGTCTAAGGTCAGGAGATAGCATATGATGTAGGGTGGACTATAAGGTCTAAGGTCAGGAGATAGCAAATGTCATAGGGTGGATTATAAGGTCTAAGGTCAGGAGATAGCATATGAGGTAGGGTGGACTATAAGGTCTAAGGTCAGGAGATAGCATATGTCATAGGGTGGACTATAAGGTCTAAGGTCAGGAGATAGCATATGAGGTAGGGTGGACTATAAGGTCTAAGGTCAGGATATAGCATATGACGTAGGGTGGACTATACCTTTAACTGAATGTTCACTGAACTATGCATGCTTTCACCAATGATTGACATTCACTTTTATTTATCcttttttaactaggcatgtcagttaagaacaaattattatttacaatgacggcctactaaaGGCAAAAGTCCTCCTGCGGGTACGGGGGCTcggatttaaaaataaaaataaaataaaaatatgggACAAAACTCACagcacgacaagagagacaacacaacactgcataaagagagacctattAATTGATTTCTGATTGCCCTTAATTGATTGCGTGTGTGTgatgtgaaacaaacaatacgaagtgcatgctcttcaaccgatcgctgcccgcacccgcctgcccgactagcatcactactctggacggctctgacttagaatatgtggacaacaacaaatacctaggtgtctggctagactgtaaactctccttccagactcacatcaagcatctccaatccaaaattaaatctaaaattggcttcctatatcgcaacaaagcctctttcactcatgctgccaaatataCCTCCGTAAagctgaccatcctaccaatccttgactttggcCACGTcaattacaaaatagcctccaacactactcagcaaattggatgcagtctatcacagcgccatccgatttgtcaccaaagccccatataccacccaccgctgcgacctgtatgccctcaTTGGCTTGCCCTCGATTTTTCCCTCAAAATCgtctccaaacccactggctccaggtcatctataaatctttgctaggtaaagctccgccttatctcagctcactggtcaccatagcagcaaccacccgcagcacgcgctccagcaggtatatttcactggtcacccccgaagccaactcctcttttggccacctttccttccagttctctgctgccaatgactggaacgatttgcaaaaatgactgaagttggagacttatatctccctcactaactttaagcgtcagctgtctgagcagcttaccgatctgtacacagtccatctgtaaatagcccatccaactacctacagttgaagtcggaagtttacatacaccttagccaaatacattaaaactcagtttttcacaattcctgacatttaatcctagtcaaaagggtcaccactttattttaagaatgtgaaatgtcagaataaaagtagagagaattttgtatttcagttttttttctttcatcacattccctttggttcagaagtttacatacacataattagtatttggtagcattgcctttaaattgtttaactcggGTCAAAGGTTTtgcgtagccttccacaagcttcccacaaaaagttgggtgaattttggcccgttcctcctgacagagctggtgtaactgagtcagtttgttggcctccttgctcgcacacgattttcagttctgcccacaaatgttctatatgattgaggtcagggctttgtgattgccactccaataccttgactttgttgttcttaagccattttgcacaactttagaagtatgattcgggtcattgtccatttggaagacccatttgcgaccaagctttaacttcctgactgatgtcttgcgatgttgccatcaatatatccccataattctcctacctcatgatgccatctattttgtgaagtgcaccacttcctcctgcagcaaagcaccctcacaacatgatgttgccacccccgtgcttcacggttgggatggtgttctttg contains:
- the LOC129820401 gene encoding gap junction beta-4 protein-like → MNWGGFQSLLNGVNKYSTVFGRVWLSMVFVFRILVFVVAAQPVWGDESKDFVCNTAQPGCVNVCYDHIFPISHIRLWALQLIFVTCPSLMVVAHVKLREEKDSKYTAMHEGSHLYANSGKKRGGLWWTYLASLIFKAGFDAGFLYILYYVYEGYDMPRLSKCSLDPCPNIVDCYISRPTEKKIFTIFMVVSSAVCILMCICEMVYLICKRIQKRIRKKVAESLEATSLTARRSRSKLSVREDPTNTASIQNLSNVKTEVAPSEKKN